One Ostrea edulis chromosome 2, xbOstEdul1.1, whole genome shotgun sequence genomic region harbors:
- the LOC125678411 gene encoding DNA polymerase III PolC-type-like isoform X1, producing the protein MDVYIFKVFKEHGLSPGHHTLKYSEKMDMKRQKRQERSKLPEKKRRRLDLKQERITHKGANEAAEGDTHQSEVGLSDQVDIHTIPDAVPKPGFTKVDHLNKVQENRVIIDLETTGLIQPGLMPHITQIAAQVMDSDAEFSCYVSPKVPINEKAEQITGISWDGEHMTVHGKQVATVSITEALSKILKFLKSISNVILIAHNGSVFDFRVLSYAICRVGMMNEFSNHVLAFVDSLSSLRSKVPNLRSYKQEFLAEYFCQESYNAHDAVHDVKMLAKILCASGMTKVDYVKHSYASNCHFLQEKFNLAKAKNIGTLHCLVASGVLELATAENIAGSGLNLQHLKLVWQRDGEDGLRNIFTAKNCIEKPRVTKDKKLLGNIIPKLCSFFEQ; encoded by the exons ATGGATGTGTATATTTTCAAA GTATTTAAAGAACACGGATTATCCCCTGGTCATCATACACTGAAATATTCGGAGAAGATGGACATGAAAAGACAGAAGAGACAGGAAAGATCAAAGTTGCCTGAAAAGAAGCGCCGTCGATTGGATTTGAAGCAGGAGAGAATTACCCACAAAGGAGCCAACGAAGCAGCTGAAGGAGATACACATCAATCAG AAGTTGGACTTTCTGACCAAGTCGACATCCATACTATTCCTGATGCAGTTCCCAAACCAGGATTCACCAAAGTCGACCACCTGAACAAAGTTCAAGAGAATAGGGTCATTATCGACCTAGAAACTACAGGATTGA TTCAGCCTGGACTAATGCCTCATATCACACAGATTGCTGCACAAGTTATGGATTCTGATGCCGAGTTTTCATGTTATGTTTCACCTAAAGTACCCATCAATGAAAAAGCTGAGCAGATAACTGGTATATCCTGGGATGGTGAACACATGACTGTGCACGGAAAGCAAGTGGCAACTGTATCGATAACAGAAGCActttcaaaaattttaaaatttttgaagAGCATTAGCAATGTTATTTTAATTGCACACAATGGAAGCGTTTTTGACTTCCGTGTTCTATCCTATGCTATATGTAGAGTAGGAATGATGaatgaattttcaaatcatgTTTTAGCATTTGTGGATTCTTTGTCATCATTGCGTTCAAAAGTTCCAAACCTTCGTTCTTATAAGCAAGAATTTCTAGCAGAATATTTCTGTCAAGAATCTTACAATGCTCATGATGCAGTTCATGATGTCAAAATGTTAGCCAAGATTTTGTGTGCAAGTGGCATGACAAAAGTAGATTATGTAAAACATTCTTATGCATCaaattgtcattttttacaagaaaagttcAATCTTGCCAAGGCCAAAAATATTGGCACCCTACATTGTCTTGTTGCCAGTGGTGTACTCGAATTAGCTACTGCAGAAAATATCGCAGGCTCTGGCCTAAATCTACAACATTTGAAACTTGTTTGGCAGAGAGATGGTGAAGATGGtctgagaaatatttttactgCAAAAAATTGTATTGAGAAACCACGTGTTACCAAAGATAAAAAGTTGTTGGGAAATATTATTCCAAAGCTTTGTTCattttttgaacagtaa
- the LOC125678411 gene encoding DNA polymerase III PolC-type-like isoform X2: MDMKRQKRQERSKLPEKKRRRLDLKQERITHKGANEAAEGDTHQSEVGLSDQVDIHTIPDAVPKPGFTKVDHLNKVQENRVIIDLETTGLIQPGLMPHITQIAAQVMDSDAEFSCYVSPKVPINEKAEQITGISWDGEHMTVHGKQVATVSITEALSKILKFLKSISNVILIAHNGSVFDFRVLSYAICRVGMMNEFSNHVLAFVDSLSSLRSKVPNLRSYKQEFLAEYFCQESYNAHDAVHDVKMLAKILCASGMTKVDYVKHSYASNCHFLQEKFNLAKAKNIGTLHCLVASGVLELATAENIAGSGLNLQHLKLVWQRDGEDGLRNIFTAKNCIEKPRVTKDKKLLGNIIPKLCSFFEQ; encoded by the exons ATGGACATGAAAAGACAGAAGAGACAGGAAAGATCAAAGTTGCCTGAAAAGAAGCGCCGTCGATTGGATTTGAAGCAGGAGAGAATTACCCACAAAGGAGCCAACGAAGCAGCTGAAGGAGATACACATCAATCAG AAGTTGGACTTTCTGACCAAGTCGACATCCATACTATTCCTGATGCAGTTCCCAAACCAGGATTCACCAAAGTCGACCACCTGAACAAAGTTCAAGAGAATAGGGTCATTATCGACCTAGAAACTACAGGATTGA TTCAGCCTGGACTAATGCCTCATATCACACAGATTGCTGCACAAGTTATGGATTCTGATGCCGAGTTTTCATGTTATGTTTCACCTAAAGTACCCATCAATGAAAAAGCTGAGCAGATAACTGGTATATCCTGGGATGGTGAACACATGACTGTGCACGGAAAGCAAGTGGCAACTGTATCGATAACAGAAGCActttcaaaaattttaaaatttttgaagAGCATTAGCAATGTTATTTTAATTGCACACAATGGAAGCGTTTTTGACTTCCGTGTTCTATCCTATGCTATATGTAGAGTAGGAATGATGaatgaattttcaaatcatgTTTTAGCATTTGTGGATTCTTTGTCATCATTGCGTTCAAAAGTTCCAAACCTTCGTTCTTATAAGCAAGAATTTCTAGCAGAATATTTCTGTCAAGAATCTTACAATGCTCATGATGCAGTTCATGATGTCAAAATGTTAGCCAAGATTTTGTGTGCAAGTGGCATGACAAAAGTAGATTATGTAAAACATTCTTATGCATCaaattgtcattttttacaagaaaagttcAATCTTGCCAAGGCCAAAAATATTGGCACCCTACATTGTCTTGTTGCCAGTGGTGTACTCGAATTAGCTACTGCAGAAAATATCGCAGGCTCTGGCCTAAATCTACAACATTTGAAACTTGTTTGGCAGAGAGATGGTGAAGATGGtctgagaaatatttttactgCAAAAAATTGTATTGAGAAACCACGTGTTACCAAAGATAAAAAGTTGTTGGGAAATATTATTCCAAAGCTTTGTTCattttttgaacagtaa